The genomic region tagaaaaaccctaaggatgaaatggctataaagatgtctttataccacctcacaatggagtggcaaacttgcaattaagccaagttcactaccctcctctaaatggccgaatttaaggggatttattgggctatttgggcctttgtgaatcattattcattaagttgtcatacaacttaagtcaatggacttgacgttcgaagcccattgggccttaaggtccaaaactatcccgtggtcttttaacgaacttattcgtttgattaataatcatattaattaatccttgccataaataattaaaccatttaattattcttactcatctccgttgaatcttcaatctctaccttacacggtgtacgatccattaggttccttttagcgaggcagtgggcgattcaaactctttcaaatcgattgtgaattgaaacttactttcaattctcccgttagtgataatacacttttagggcttccacaaaccatggttgacgcttagcagcatgtcatggttacccaagctaatcagaagaggtggagaacctattcagttttaggattacaaatgtaatacggtctttctctaatacaatactcttgaccacattgtttggtttgatagtttattcatgtctactatccaatgtgagtcttgtgcttatatgattaccttgaatgtgatctggaacgcattccaacatctcattcatactctggccagagattctaaatcatatcatagagtattctccctcaaacagtttgaaggttagagatcccttgttgcgtattcacttgcctccatggctaagtggcttaaccccaacgatgccgtggacaccctcctgatggagtgactttgacataatcaaagattaaggacctaaccacaagacaactgtgatgcctcaggtcaaaagactaatttgcattatcccaaccatgagttctcatgtgacatgaatatgagaactcttcgttgatcgtgtttagtgaactcattctctattgagcacctacatgcttgtcttggtgtcactcacaccaatgactcaagactagtcactctccctgagagaagacatagcacgtactgatcttaacggactgtcaatgcccaattgacaatcctatgatcaggaacgtttaggatgtgtcaacgaaagaatggtctcatgaatctaacttctttagatcgcattcttccaatcacatattccttggacttatcgtttaagcatataacatttatatgagacggctcaaacaataatctttgccctttacattaaactagattagtttaacatgtgaaatgtccataaagtatcatcatatgattggttttagggcacatttccaacacctTTAACACAGTCAAAGATCAATGACCTAAtcataagacaactatgatgcctcaagttaaatgactactttgcattatcccatcCATGAGTTCtaatgtgacatgagtatgagaactcctcgttGATCGCGTTCattggactcattctctattgagcaccacATACTTGTCTTGGTGTTAGTCACAcaaatgactcgagactagtcactctatctgagagaagacatagcatgtaCTAATCTTAACGAAtcgtcaatgcccaattggtaaTCATGTGATCAAGAATGTTTAGGATATATGTACGAAAGAGAATGTCTCAAGAATCTAACttttttagatcacattctcctaattacatattccttggacttattgtttaagcgtataacatttatatgagaagGCATTAATCAATAATCTTTGTTTATATGAGAcagctttaaacaataatttttGCCCTTATATTAAACTAGTTTAGTTTAACATAATGTCCATAatgtatcatcatatgatttggTTTAGGGCACATTTTCCAACACTTTCAAGCTCCTCACAAGTCATATATATGTTTTTCGTGACTTTCTTGGGGGCAGGCTTGGCATTAATTACCTATGCCcttttctttcctccttttgCTACTTTCACATACCAACCCTAATTTCCCGTGAAAATACTTTGTTagcaacctaatcctttctggcTCAACCTCTACGTCAAAGGGTTCGTCGCATCGTAACTCGGTAATGAGATATAAGTCTTTCTTTGTGAACCAGGTAAATTCACAACCTATTAAATAGGCCAGACCCTCTAGGTTTTTAACCTCTTGATTTTCCAATCTACGGAGTGACAACTCCTAGACCAATTCCCCACTGAAGGGCAATTCATCCACACGCTCAAGGTGGCCAAAGTAGGGTGCCATAAAGGCACCAAGTTGTGCCTCATTAAACTTATCCCTTGTCAATTTTAGCACAAAGAGGGCTTGGGAGAGGTTGTTAATCCTTCCCCTATAGGAATCTTCTTCTTGGGTTGCTAGTTGAATATCGTACATTGCTAAACATGTACACATAACAATACAAATACAAACAAATTCAACAATATATAACCTTACAACAACCTGACAACAAAATTTCATAGCTATCCATCTACTGTGACAAGGCATCATTTAGGGTTCCATCTTCAAAATTCACCAAATCTGAAATTGACGAAGCAGGAACAAATACAACGGTGGTTATCATGCAAGGACTCTAAACCCAACTCGAATGAAGTGAAAAACACGTGCTTTTGGTGGAACCGACTACATACCCTTGAATGCACATCCTTTATGTAGAACCGACTGCACACCCTTGAACCAAATTCTCCTTATTTTCTTAACTGCTATTTGGAATTGCAGTGAGGTTGGAGAAGACAAGCACGACACAACTACCACTGATGGAGAGTTTTGGGAGGAGAAGACAAATTTAAGAACGTTATTTTTTATGTCAGGGAGGGGGAGAGTTTAACTCcaacaaattttaaattgatgCTGGGTACCGTTTTTATTAGTGACATGTCATTCATGACTCGGTTTCATCCTAACCTCattttgatggattgttttttagCCATCCATATTTGATCCAACAGACCATATTCGGTCCGCATGCAAGGTCCGCAAAATGCGGTCCACACCTTAGAAAACGCAATCATAATTAGGCCGAAAGGCTCTTGAACTACGTAGGCTTGGCCCAGCCCATGTAGGCTAAGCCCAATTTACGGGCATTGTTAGAGTTtctaatatataaacaaatggaAGAAAGGGCTTATCTAATATCTGCCCCATAAACGGATTAAACTTTGAAGCTTTTGTTTTCTCTCTGACTCTCTCTCCGTCTCTCTGAGTTCGCACTCGGCAGGCCAATAGGCGATGGCGGCTGAGAGTCCGACGGACGAATCCAAACCCCATCTAATCTTCAGTTACGGCACACTCAAACAAGGCTTCCACAACCACAAACTAACCCAGGACCTCATCGACCGAAACGACGCCGTGTCCCTAGGCCCCTACGTCACCCAACACTCCTACCCTCTCGTTTGCGGACCCCACGGAATCCCCTACCTTATCAACCTCCCCGGGTCGGGCCACCGGATCAAGGGCGAGCTGTACTCTGTCTCGACCCTCGGACTCGCCCGGTTCGACGAGTTGGAGGGCACCAGCATCGGCCACTACGAGCGCCTCCCTATTCATGTAATCCATGGCAGCGGAGACGGCGTCGTTTCGGCTGAGGCTTATTTCGCACACAGGAGCTTTGGCCCTGCGATGTGGGAGAGAAATGGCAAGAAGGGTTTGAGCGAGTTCACGGAGAATGAGGCCAGAGGGTACGTGAAAAGACAAGATAGGCCATACCAGGGTCGCACCATTCTCGAGGACGTCCGACAATTTGTTTCCGGGAGTTAGGGGCAGTCTCGGAAATGTCTGACTTTTCAGCCGGTGGGGATGATTAGGTCACTTTATCTTGCTTTTCTGCATGAATTTGAGTAAATATAATTGAAGTTCAATTGTTATGAGTGATTTGCTATTGACTTGCATGTTATTGGCTATTGGTGATGTCACGTTTTGCAAGCAAGAGAAGAGATACCCATTGTTATTTGAGTTGCATCTTGTCATGTAGTACAGTTTTTACTTCTTAGATTGAATTGAGATGAGTTTATATTAATCTTAGCCATGTCATCTTATATCATgatgatatatatatgtatgatatatatatatatatgtgtgtgtatgagcACCAAGAGCTGCAACGTTTAGCTAATGTGACATTCAGCCATAGATTCCAAATACTGCATTTTAATAGTGTATTCCAGGCATACATTCTaacaatataatattatatattctgAGCGACTCACTCATGAGTCATGAGTACTGTCAGCCGTACATTCTGTTGCCAGTCTCACATCAGTGAGGGAAGTCAACAAAGGTGactttaaatataattactctATTCTAACTAATACCGTAATATTTTGTAGTAAAACTCCATATTTGACAGATTAGGCAGGTGGTAAAGTTAAGGACAATATCCGTGTCGTTAAAGTGAGACCCCCTCGGCCAATCAATCTAAAATATTTCAACACATTCTTCAAGTAGCGATTTTCCTTGGCGTGATTTGTGTAATGTGCTATTACACGCTATActagtgaaaaagaaaaaaaggaatcaTTATATTTGGAAGATAGGTAACCAATCTGAACTTTGAACCAAATCTCAAACCATGCAAATTAGGTCACTTGCAGTCCCCATCTTTAACAAGCAAATGAAGGCAGTCCTAAACTGAGTATAATCACAAGTCCACGAGGATGCCACTTCTAAAGTCATTTATAGCGATGTGTTAAAACGTTTATCAATCTGCATTTTCATTAGAGGTCAAGCCTGGCCTGTCGCCTGAGATTTAAGATTCCTCCCGTCCCCCCGAGAGTTGTACTGAGGAATGCTGAGACTGCAGAAGCAATTGCCGGTAAATTGTAAGTTGTTCTTCGTGTCTTTTGAGCCTATTGAATTTCCTGCATGCCTTTTCTGGTTTTTTGTGACTGGAATAATCACGGGAATCTTTTCAGAGTACTGAAGACTCAAATATGAACTTATTGTTTTATATCTTCTGATTTTCTTCCCCACTTTCTACAAgtctttattttcttattctcCTTTTATCTCTTAAATTTGTACATAGAAAAATCGAACTTGCATTTCAAGACCATTAATATCAACTATAGTAACCGGTAGTTTACTGTTTGCATATGCACTTTCTTGATGCTCTTCAGCTATCCGTCACTATCTACAACCATCAACATATTTCTAGCCTTCGCCACACTCAAAGTGTGCTTCGCTTGCGCACCAAATTTTTCTACCTCCTGCTGCACGGCGTCCTTAGTCACTGTCCCATCCCCATGTCTGTCAAAAGGATAAGGCATTTGTTGCTATGCACACTCGATCATCGTGATAGTTGATGCAACTTCGAATAGTTTATTCGTATGTTGATTGATATACATTACACCAGGTGCAGTTTTCCCCACAGTTGAAGAAGGCCTTGCCAGCATGATGTCCTTCAGTCCCAGTTATGTCACATTTTCACTCTTTACCGCACCTACAAAATGCAAAAGGATAATTTTCGGTACATCAAACTTATACatcaatttaattttctcaTCTTGAAGTGAATTTTACGAAAGGTATCATCCATGGTTTGTCACCTCACCGTGACAACCGTCAAGTTTTCGATTAAAAAAATAGCATGTGTCGCAGATGACCCATTTTCAGGACACTTTCACAAATTCAGGAgagaaaacaaattgaaataccTCCCCGTAATCCTTATCATTTTATACAGTTTAGTTTGTTTGATTTAAACTTTATTCTttccttgaaattgattttctacgTGTTAATGCTTGCAAAATCATGGGATGCAATGGGGGTAGGTTGTGGCTAAGGGAGGTCGGTTTAGGCGTGGTGGGTTTCCTGTGGGTTGTGCCGAGGTGGGTATGTGGTTATATGCATGGATTGGGTGGGTAGAGAAGGTCGTGGAAGTGGCAGTGGGACAATAGGCAAGCTAGTCTACATTGGCGGTGGTGGGTACGAGGACAGGTGAGGTCATGGAAACTTTCCTTTGAAATGAATCATGTGCGATGTTAcaagttattttttttatgtaaactTTACAGTGTTAAAGGGAGATGACAAGTCATGAATTCTGAAAATCAAGGTCCTATCActcttaattttttctttaaaattcttaATGTATAAGTTCAGGTGATAAGCCATGTAGCAGACTTTGCTGGGAAGTGTTTAGGATTCCAAACAATATTCAACACAGATTAGTGGCAAGGCAATAGCaaaatttttttagagaatatttAGATGCAGAAACGCCTGCAATTTGTCTTTCATCCAAGAACCattatatttttcctttgatGTCCATcaagcaaagaagaaaaggggagTTATGagcctagaaaaaaaaaaaaaaaaaaaaaaaaacattcttaCGATTACTAATAATCCATCTGATGCCTTTGTGAAGGGGGGAGCGAGCATTGAGAATGAAATATCAAATTTGCAAAAGTTCACAATAATCGGAAGCCGTTTAGTTATTAAATTGTGACTTGAAAAATGAACGAATATAATGTTGTGGACAAACAATGAAATGTTCAcaataacaattaaaaggctAAACAGTTTCAAGTTTGAGTGATTTTTTACTAGAACGATCTGTGAATGATGatttaaaaactaaacaatTCTAATCATTAGATTATATTGCGGAGAAGGCCCAAACGAGTATTTAGCGCCGTTTCAAATTACTAACTGGTTAGGATTTGAACGCCACTCATATTTCTATATCTGAAAAAATTTCAAGCCTCAGAATGATGTAGGGCAAAGAAGGTTGTAACAAATTACCAATGTAATAATAAGCCACAAGCGTGAAGAATATGTAAAGGCTCCACTAGCCAAGCAAAGTGAGATGGATTGGTCCCATCCATCTATTCTACAATGAGATTTAGGTACCTACACTATCTAAGCTAATTAAGCtagtaacaaaaacaaagaatgcGGCACAGCTTTTGTGTCATTTGGATCGAGCTCAGCTAGCTAACTCAGACAAGGTCAACGATATCTTCGATCTCATTGCTGTGCTGCACTTGCTCACCACCATGCATTGTACGCATGTATAACTTTACCTGCTACTTAGGTCATTGTTTACATCATTGCTTGCCATCTGCAAAC from Pyrus communis chromosome 4, drPyrComm1.1, whole genome shotgun sequence harbors:
- the LOC137732417 gene encoding putative gamma-glutamylcyclotransferase At3g02910; the protein is MAAESPTDESKPHLIFSYGTLKQGFHNHKLTQDLIDRNDAVSLGPYVTQHSYPLVCGPHGIPYLINLPGSGHRIKGELYSVSTLGLARFDELEGTSIGHYERLPIHVIHGSGDGVVSAEAYFAHRSFGPAMWERNGKKGLSEFTENEARGYVKRQDRPYQGRTILEDVRQFVSGS